A part of Jiangella alba genomic DNA contains:
- a CDS encoding TetR/AcrR family transcriptional regulator: MGRGRPRSFDRDVALDDAMRLFWTRGYQDTSIADLTDVLGIGSPSLYAAFGSKASLFCAAADRYQDGDGGRPGVALAEAPTARGGVEALLRENVTLFTRRGGPRGCLLTRATLSCPPTDSTVLAYLERSRRDRLAMLRTRLRTAAADGEPLPSDDVDTLAQYYDAHVQGLAVRALEGAGRAALLRTVDLTMAGWDALAGR; the protein is encoded by the coding sequence ATGGGACGCGGGCGACCACGCAGCTTCGACCGCGACGTGGCACTCGACGACGCCATGCGGCTGTTCTGGACCCGCGGCTACCAGGACACGTCGATCGCCGACCTCACGGACGTGCTGGGCATCGGCTCGCCGAGCCTGTACGCCGCGTTCGGTTCCAAGGCGTCGCTGTTCTGCGCGGCGGCCGACCGCTACCAGGACGGCGACGGTGGCCGGCCGGGCGTGGCGCTGGCCGAGGCGCCGACGGCGCGCGGCGGTGTCGAGGCGCTGCTACGCGAGAACGTCACGCTGTTCACCCGGCGCGGCGGGCCGCGCGGCTGCCTGCTCACCCGGGCGACGCTGAGCTGCCCGCCGACCGACTCGACAGTTCTCGCGTACCTCGAACGCAGCCGGCGCGATCGGCTGGCGATGCTGAGGACGAGACTCCGGACCGCCGCGGCCGACGGCGAGCCGTTGCCGTCCGACGACGTCGACACGCTGGCGCAGTACTACGACGCGCACGTGCAGGGGCTCGCGGTACGGGCGTTGGAGGGGGCCGGCCGGGCGGCGCTGCTGCGGACGGTCGATCTGACGATGGCGGGGTGGGACGCGCTGGCGGGGCGGTGA
- a CDS encoding PP2C family protein-serine/threonine phosphatase, giving the protein MTTRSAGVLGLAGAFFGGRPASALTRRLLREPVVMAVLLASTLLLGLSMVQWESIVPAIALVLPLLFGGLFVPPRALAWLVGAVGFCLIAGGVVIGGGQTFLAVTVVVGITAVVSLGLARSRARLGLQGTMGESMLVDLRDRLAAQGRMPQLGRGWQIDLKHHAAERSSFSGDFAVASRSTDGRVLELALVDVSGKGHNAGTRALLLSGAFGGLLGSLPPDQFLPAANAYLLRQRWPEGFATAVHLVVDLTTGEYQVRSAGHPPAIHFHAGSGRWATLDTEGGLLGVYEQKHYEPVTGRLRPGDALMLYTDGLVEAPRRDLSDGIDKLQGEAERLVARGFDGGAQKLINAVASSDADDRALLLLWRTF; this is encoded by the coding sequence GTGACGACCCGATCGGCTGGCGTGCTCGGGCTTGCCGGGGCGTTCTTCGGCGGGCGTCCGGCCAGCGCCTTGACGCGACGACTCCTCCGCGAGCCCGTCGTCATGGCCGTTCTGCTCGCCTCGACCCTGCTGCTCGGGCTGTCGATGGTGCAGTGGGAATCGATCGTCCCGGCCATCGCCCTGGTGCTGCCGCTGCTGTTCGGCGGGTTGTTCGTGCCGCCGCGGGCGCTGGCCTGGCTGGTGGGCGCCGTCGGGTTCTGCCTTATCGCCGGCGGGGTCGTCATCGGCGGCGGCCAGACCTTCCTCGCCGTCACCGTCGTCGTCGGCATCACCGCCGTCGTCTCGCTCGGCCTGGCGCGGTCGCGGGCGCGGCTCGGCCTGCAGGGCACCATGGGCGAGTCGATGCTCGTCGACCTGCGTGACCGGCTGGCCGCCCAGGGCCGTATGCCGCAGCTCGGGCGCGGCTGGCAGATCGACCTCAAGCACCACGCCGCCGAACGCTCCAGCTTCTCCGGCGACTTCGCCGTCGCCTCCCGCTCCACCGACGGCCGCGTTCTCGAGCTGGCCCTCGTCGACGTGTCCGGCAAGGGGCACAACGCGGGCACCCGGGCGCTGCTGCTGTCGGGCGCGTTCGGCGGGCTGCTCGGCTCGCTGCCGCCCGACCAGTTCCTGCCCGCCGCCAACGCCTACCTGCTGCGGCAGCGCTGGCCCGAAGGCTTCGCCACCGCCGTCCACCTCGTCGTCGACCTCACCACCGGCGAGTACCAGGTCCGCTCGGCCGGCCATCCGCCCGCCATCCACTTCCACGCCGGCTCCGGTCGCTGGGCCACCCTCGACACAGAGGGTGGCCTGCTCGGCGTCTACGAGCAGAAGCACTACGAGCCCGTCACCGGCCGTCTCCGCCCCGGCGACGCGCTCATGCTCTACACCGACGGACTGGTCGAAGCGCCGCGGCGCGACCTCTCCGACGGCATCGACAAGCTCCAGGGCGAGGCCGAGCGCCTGGTGGCGCGCGGTTTCGACGGCGGCGCCCAGAAGCTCATCAACGCCGTCGCCTCCTCCGATGCGGACGATCGCGCCCTGCTGCTGTTGTGGCGCACGTTCTGA
- a CDS encoding cupin produces MSGVTKATSGDDLEWFRRLDQNLQLADAIDQRHDAAMTVGFARYGAGESNPWTVSYDEALVVTRGRFSVESGGTVTTAVAGEVIYLRAGTDLVYRADEESEVVYVSHPHWLAATESSPYADRLADFQPATS; encoded by the coding sequence ATGTCCGGCGTGACGAAGGCGACCAGCGGCGACGACCTCGAATGGTTCCGCCGCCTCGATCAGAACCTGCAGCTGGCCGACGCGATCGACCAGCGCCACGATGCCGCGATGACCGTCGGCTTCGCCCGCTACGGCGCGGGCGAGTCGAATCCCTGGACCGTCTCGTACGACGAGGCGCTGGTCGTCACCCGCGGCCGGTTCAGCGTCGAGAGCGGCGGCACCGTCACCACCGCGGTGGCCGGCGAGGTGATCTACCTGCGCGCCGGCACCGACCTCGTCTACCGCGCCGACGAGGAGAGCGAGGTGGTCTACGTCTCGCATCCGCACTGGCTCGCGGCCACCGAGAGTTCGCCCTACGCCGACCGCCTGGCCGACTTCCAGCCCGCGACGAGCTGA